One Serinicoccus chungangensis genomic window carries:
- a CDS encoding serine protein kinase RIO — MHSSSTGDLDPFFTFDYTPLEALDHLGDGQRLTTYWDVEAGHRGPAPVPAWVVQDSGAVDTELGVLKTGKEADVFLLERATTTTTTEVKTSALDTTDVACLLAAKRYRDTDHRTFHRSAVYAEGRGVRRSRDQRALARGSRYGRQVAAVRWAEAEWQAMCRAWEHGIPVPYPVSLAGTELLMEFVGEPMGLAAPRLAQAQADGPLLGHLWEQVRTIVLQLAEQGWAHGDLSAYNLLVHHETVTVIDLPQVVDVVANPQGPALLHRDCDNVAAWFTSRGVEADGEALLAEALTRAL, encoded by the coding sequence GTGCACTCTTCCTCCACGGGCGATCTCGACCCGTTCTTCACCTTCGACTACACCCCGCTCGAGGCCCTCGATCACCTCGGTGACGGCCAGCGGCTGACGACCTACTGGGACGTCGAGGCGGGTCACCGCGGCCCCGCCCCCGTCCCCGCCTGGGTCGTCCAGGACTCCGGCGCCGTCGACACCGAGCTCGGGGTCCTCAAGACCGGCAAGGAGGCCGACGTCTTCCTGCTCGAGCGCGCCACCACCACCACCACCACCGAGGTCAAGACCAGCGCGCTCGACACCACCGACGTGGCGTGCCTCCTGGCCGCCAAGCGGTACCGCGACACCGACCACCGCACCTTCCACCGCAGCGCGGTGTATGCCGAGGGCCGCGGCGTGCGCCGGTCGCGCGACCAGCGCGCCCTCGCCCGGGGCAGCCGCTACGGCCGGCAGGTCGCGGCGGTCCGCTGGGCGGAGGCCGAGTGGCAGGCGATGTGCCGGGCCTGGGAGCACGGCATACCGGTGCCCTATCCCGTCTCGCTGGCGGGGACCGAGCTGCTCATGGAGTTCGTCGGTGAGCCGATGGGTCTGGCCGCTCCCCGGCTGGCCCAGGCGCAGGCCGACGGTCCCCTGCTCGGGCACCTGTGGGAGCAGGTCCGCACGATCGTGCTGCAGCTCGCCGAGCAGGGCTGGGCCCACGGCGACCTGTCGGCCTACAACCTCCTCGTGCACCACGAGACGGTGACCGTCATCGACCTCCCCCAGGTCGTGGATGTCGTGGCGAACCCCCAGGGTCCGGCGCTGCTGCACCGCGACTGCGACAACGTCGCCGCGTGGTTCACCAGCCGGGGCGTCGAGGCCGACGGCGAGGCGCTCCTCGCCGAGGCGCTGACCCGCGCCCTGTGA
- a CDS encoding putative quinol monooxygenase produces the protein MYLIVVKFPVKAESAAQWPQIVSDYTAAVRSEEGNLFFEWSRSLEDPHEFVLVEGFTDDGAAAHVESPHFTEGIEAMRPHLTATPRILSRQVEGEGWDAMGELQID, from the coding sequence ATGTATCTCATCGTCGTGAAGTTCCCCGTCAAGGCCGAGTCCGCGGCCCAGTGGCCGCAGATCGTCTCCGACTACACCGCCGCCGTGCGGTCCGAGGAGGGCAACCTCTTCTTCGAGTGGTCGCGCAGCCTGGAGGACCCCCACGAGTTCGTCCTCGTCGAGGGCTTCACCGACGACGGGGCCGCGGCCCACGTCGAGAGCCCGCACTTCACCGAGGGCATCGAGGCCATGCGGCCGCACCTCACCGCGACGCCGCGGATCCTCTCGCGTCAGGTCGAGGGCGAGGGCTGGGACGCGATGGGCGAGCTGCAGATCGACTGA
- a CDS encoding Na+/H+ antiporter NhaC family protein, with protein sequence MTEDLPILTLLPPIIAIALVIATKKVLLSLGAGVLASALLIADFNPLETLRLVGTGFAGIFWEEGAVNTYYVYILLFTLALGVIASLILMSGGSQAFSDWAIERIRTRRGAQSLAAALGIAIFIDDYFNALAVGQVARPVTDRHHVARAKLAYLIDSTSAPVAVLVPFSSWGASIIGIMAPLVAASALTVSDVGAFVGAAGMNYYAITAVLLVWVVVVFGIDFGPMRGQERRAITEGETYDASEEIPGEIAEDLPVHSPGHKRALVIPFLLLVVGVLGGIVWTGYRGTVTAEDYEAGSGVGVLDIMASTDVTQALIYGAVLGLLSAFYYYVRYTTSNPKFSPSILGRGIVSGLQSMLPAVYILLLAWVLGGLISELGTGEYLGGLVESADMAPQWLVPVMFVLAGAMAFSTGTSWGSFGILLPIAGDIMVNVSGGDELLLAAFGAVLAGAVWGDHCSPISDTTILSSTGASCNVITHVTTQLPYAISGAVIALLGYVAFAATGSGWIGFGVLLVGVIAFTLLGKTVLQRLEDEIPDEDQASRAGA encoded by the coding sequence ATGACCGAGGACCTGCCGATCCTGACCCTCCTGCCGCCGATCATCGCGATCGCGCTGGTCATCGCGACCAAGAAGGTCCTGCTGAGCCTGGGCGCAGGCGTCCTGGCCAGCGCGCTGCTCATCGCCGACTTCAACCCGCTGGAGACCCTGCGCCTCGTCGGGACCGGCTTCGCCGGCATCTTCTGGGAGGAGGGCGCGGTCAACACCTACTACGTCTACATCCTGCTCTTCACCCTGGCGCTGGGCGTCATCGCCTCGCTCATCCTCATGTCCGGCGGCAGCCAGGCCTTCTCCGACTGGGCCATCGAACGCATCCGCACCCGCCGCGGCGCCCAGTCGCTGGCGGCCGCCCTGGGCATCGCCATCTTCATCGACGACTACTTCAACGCCCTGGCCGTCGGTCAGGTGGCCCGCCCGGTGACCGACCGGCACCACGTCGCGCGGGCCAAGCTCGCCTACCTCATCGACTCGACCTCGGCGCCGGTCGCCGTGCTCGTGCCCTTCTCCAGCTGGGGCGCCAGCATCATCGGCATCATGGCCCCCCTCGTCGCGGCCTCGGCGCTCACGGTCAGCGACGTCGGCGCCTTCGTCGGGGCCGCCGGGATGAACTACTACGCCATCACGGCGGTGCTCCTGGTCTGGGTCGTCGTGGTCTTCGGCATCGACTTCGGCCCCATGCGCGGCCAGGAGCGCCGGGCCATCACCGAGGGCGAGACCTACGACGCCAGCGAGGAGATCCCCGGGGAGATCGCCGAGGACCTGCCCGTGCACTCGCCGGGGCACAAGCGGGCCCTCGTCATCCCCTTCCTGCTGCTCGTCGTCGGGGTCCTGGGCGGCATCGTCTGGACCGGCTACCGCGGCACCGTCACCGCCGAGGACTACGAGGCCGGCAGCGGGGTCGGTGTCCTGGACATCATGGCCTCGACCGACGTCACCCAGGCCCTCATCTACGGCGCCGTGCTGGGGCTGCTCTCGGCGTTCTACTACTACGTCCGCTACACCACCTCCAACCCCAAGTTCTCGCCGAGCATCCTGGGGCGCGGGATCGTCAGCGGTCTGCAGTCGATGCTCCCGGCGGTCTACATCCTGCTGCTGGCGTGGGTCCTCGGCGGACTCATCAGCGAGCTGGGCACCGGGGAGTACCTCGGCGGCCTCGTCGAGAGCGCGGACATGGCGCCCCAGTGGCTGGTGCCCGTCATGTTCGTCCTGGCCGGAGCCATGGCCTTCTCGACCGGCACCTCCTGGGGCTCCTTCGGCATCCTGCTGCCGATCGCCGGCGACATCATGGTCAACGTCAGCGGCGGCGACGAGCTCCTGCTGGCCGCCTTCGGCGCGGTGCTCGCCGGTGCCGTCTGGGGCGACCACTGCTCGCCCATCAGCGACACGACGATCCTGTCCAGCACCGGCGCCAGCTGCAACGTCATCACCCACGTCACGACGCAGCTGCCATATGCCATCTCCGGCGCCGTCATCGCGCTGCTGGGCTACGTCGCCTTCGCCGCGACGGGCAGCGGCTGGATCGGCTTCGGCGTCCTCCTCGTGGGCGTCATCGCCTTCACCCTCCTGGGCAAGACCGTGCTGCAGCGGCTCGAGGACGAGATCCCGGACGAGGACCAGGCGAGCCGCGCCGGGGCCTGA
- a CDS encoding inositol monophosphatase family protein — translation MTTTLGTDRILRLLQEVADEVITPRFRSLDEDEISSKSHPGDLVTVADREAEVIITRELAAAYPQAVILGEEAFADDASSMAAFRRAEHAFTVDPVDGTRNFVHGSPDHAVMVAETRGGRAVRAWIWQPQHQLAYVAEVGAGATRNGDALAMLAPGSDPAGWRVRTSARRRVGEQVGAMPPLELSWVSCGIDYPKLAEGECEALLYQGTRPWDHVPGSLLVGELGGAVGTDEGEPYGPRSEPRRILATAGPEVYEGLRREL, via the coding sequence GTGACGACGACCCTGGGCACCGACCGCATCCTGCGCCTCCTGCAGGAGGTGGCCGACGAGGTGATCACCCCGCGCTTCCGGTCCCTGGACGAGGACGAGATCTCCTCCAAGTCCCACCCCGGTGACCTGGTCACCGTCGCCGACCGTGAGGCGGAGGTGATCATCACGCGGGAGCTGGCCGCGGCATACCCGCAGGCGGTCATCCTGGGCGAGGAGGCCTTCGCCGACGACGCGAGCAGCATGGCGGCCTTCCGGCGCGCCGAGCACGCCTTCACCGTCGACCCCGTCGACGGCACCCGCAACTTCGTGCACGGCTCGCCCGACCACGCCGTCATGGTCGCCGAGACCCGGGGCGGGCGGGCCGTGCGGGCCTGGATCTGGCAGCCGCAGCACCAGCTCGCCTACGTGGCGGAGGTCGGTGCCGGCGCCACCCGCAACGGGGACGCCCTGGCGATGCTCGCCCCCGGCTCCGACCCCGCGGGGTGGCGCGTCCGGACGTCGGCGCGTCGTCGGGTCGGGGAGCAGGTCGGCGCGATGCCGCCGCTCGAGCTGAGCTGGGTGAGCTGCGGGATCGACTACCCCAAGCTCGCCGAGGGGGAGTGCGAGGCCCTGCTCTACCAGGGCACCCGGCCGTGGGACCACGTCCCCGGGTCGTTGCTCGTGGGTGAGCTCGGCGGCGCGGTCGGCACCGACGAGGGCGAGCCCTACGGCCCCCGCAGCGAGCCGCGCCGCATCCTCGCGACGGCGGGGCCCGAGGTCTACGAGGGGCTGCGCCGCGAGCTCTGA
- a CDS encoding DUF2304 domain-containing protein has protein sequence MLDQPLIKVVLLLSVVVVTAMLTRSTAGVRHQAVRRLLLVGFVVLAATAILFPRVMTQVAQLLGVGRGADLLLYGLTVVFLGYVAASYRRMRELEQQVTTLARELALRAAVHDTTEHDTPEPDGPDASPGQSSRRSPS, from the coding sequence GTGCTCGACCAACCCCTCATCAAGGTCGTCCTGCTGCTGAGCGTCGTCGTGGTCACCGCGATGCTCACCCGGTCCACCGCCGGGGTCCGGCACCAGGCCGTGCGCCGGCTGCTGCTGGTCGGCTTCGTCGTCCTGGCGGCGACCGCCATCCTCTTCCCACGCGTCATGACCCAGGTCGCCCAGCTGCTCGGCGTGGGTCGTGGCGCCGACCTGCTGCTCTACGGCCTCACCGTGGTCTTCCTCGGCTACGTCGCGGCGTCCTACCGCCGGATGCGCGAGCTCGAGCAGCAGGTCACCACGCTGGCCCGGGAGCTGGCCCTGCGCGCCGCCGTGCACGACACCACCGAGCACGACACCCCCGAGCCCGACGGCCCGGACGCGTCGCCGGGTCAGAGCTCGCGGCGCAGCCCCTCGTAG
- a CDS encoding glycosyltransferase family 2 protein, whose amino-acid sequence MTLTPVQEDAWLVIPLYEEGRVVEEVLREARAVFPHVVCVDDASRDDSADRARAAGAVVVQHPFNLGQGAALQTGMRYVLQATDAAYLVTFDADGQHRPQDAAEMVQRARDEHLAVVFGSRFLDRRTRPGLVKKLVLKAAVWLTNQQTGMKLTDAHNGLRVIRRDAAARLDLRQNRMAHATEIVLQLGRTGLPWAEHPVHVLYTDYSRAKGQSLMNSVNILVDTILK is encoded by the coding sequence ATGACTCTAACGCCCGTGCAGGAGGACGCCTGGCTGGTGATCCCCCTCTACGAGGAGGGCCGGGTCGTCGAGGAGGTCCTGCGCGAGGCACGCGCCGTCTTCCCGCACGTGGTGTGCGTCGACGACGCCTCCCGGGACGACTCGGCCGACCGGGCGAGGGCGGCCGGAGCGGTCGTCGTGCAGCACCCGTTCAACCTGGGACAGGGGGCGGCGCTGCAGACCGGGATGCGCTACGTGCTCCAGGCGACGGACGCGGCATACCTCGTCACCTTCGACGCCGACGGCCAGCACCGGCCCCAGGACGCCGCGGAGATGGTGCAGCGGGCCAGGGACGAGCACCTGGCGGTCGTCTTCGGCTCCCGCTTCCTCGACCGGCGCACCCGCCCCGGGCTGGTCAAGAAGCTCGTCCTCAAGGCGGCCGTCTGGCTGACCAACCAGCAGACCGGGATGAAGCTCACCGACGCGCACAACGGCCTGCGGGTCATCCGCCGGGACGCCGCGGCCCGCCTGGACCTGCGGCAGAACCGCATGGCGCACGCGACCGAGATCGTCCTGCAGCTGGGCCGCACGGGGCTGCCGTGGGCCGAGCACCCGGTGCACGTGCTCTACACCGACTACAGCCGGGCCAAGGGCCAGTCCCTCATGAACTCGGTCAACATCCTCGTCGACACCATCCTCAAGTGA
- a CDS encoding acyltransferase — translation MGALSLTTPDGSPVTTRIVDSADVAPSASIGEGTSVWHLAQVREDAVLGAGCVIGRGAYVGTGVRMGDHCKVQNYALVYEPAELGRGVFIGPAAVLTNDTFPRAVNPDGSLKAAEDWDQVGVSIGEGASVGARAVCVAPVRVGAWATVAAGAVVTKDVPDHALVVGVPARQVGWVGHAGRPLEPTGDPGEWRCPQTRETYRESDGGLRRAEPDGGQS, via the coding sequence ATGGGTGCATTGTCCCTCACCACCCCTGATGGGAGTCCCGTGACGACACGCATCGTCGACAGTGCCGACGTCGCGCCGAGCGCGAGCATCGGCGAGGGCACCTCGGTCTGGCACCTCGCGCAGGTGCGCGAGGACGCCGTGCTGGGTGCCGGCTGCGTCATCGGCCGCGGTGCCTACGTCGGCACCGGCGTGCGGATGGGCGACCACTGCAAGGTCCAGAACTACGCCCTGGTCTACGAGCCCGCCGAGCTCGGCCGCGGCGTCTTCATCGGTCCGGCCGCCGTCCTCACCAACGACACCTTCCCCCGGGCGGTCAACCCCGACGGGTCCCTCAAGGCGGCCGAAGACTGGGATCAGGTGGGGGTCAGCATCGGCGAGGGAGCCTCGGTCGGGGCGCGGGCCGTGTGCGTCGCACCGGTGCGGGTCGGCGCCTGGGCCACCGTGGCCGCGGGCGCCGTGGTCACCAAGGACGTCCCGGACCACGCCCTCGTCGTGGGCGTCCCCGCCCGCCAGGTCGGCTGGGTCGGGCACGCCGGCCGCCCGCTGGAGCCGACCGGGGACCCGGGCGAGTGGCGCTGCCCGCAGACGCGCGAGACATACCGAGAGAGCGACGGCGGACTGCGCCGCGCCGAGCCCGACGGAGGACAGTCATGA
- a CDS encoding DegT/DnrJ/EryC1/StrS family aminotransferase, with amino-acid sequence MTEQPMIPAAKPLIGEDERVAVDRVLRSGMVAQGPEVAAFEGEFGAQLVGGRTCVAVNSGTSGLHLGLLACGIGEGDEVVVPSFTFAATANAVALTGARPVFADISPDTFTLDPESVRSALSDRTAAVMPVHLYGHPADVEGLRAVTAEAGVQLFEDAAQAHGATYRGSPVGSFGSFGMFSLYPTKNMTSGEGGMVACADEEIARGVRLLRNQGMEKQYANEVIGLNNRMTDIHAAIGRVQLTKVGAWTQARQANAAWLDEHLAGVAGVVVPTVREGCTHVYHQYTVRIDGASGAQRDEVVRALREEHAVGCGVYYPTPNHELVSLSRFAPAWELPETARAAAEVISLPVHPSLTPADLERVAEAVRAVVGAGA; translated from the coding sequence ATGACCGAGCAGCCGATGATCCCCGCGGCCAAGCCGCTCATCGGGGAGGACGAGCGGGTGGCGGTGGACCGGGTGCTGCGCTCGGGGATGGTGGCGCAGGGGCCGGAGGTCGCGGCTTTCGAGGGGGAGTTCGGTGCTCAGCTGGTGGGGGGCCGGACGTGCGTGGCGGTGAACTCGGGGACCTCGGGGCTGCACCTGGGGTTGCTGGCGTGCGGGATCGGTGAGGGCGACGAGGTGGTGGTGCCCTCGTTCACGTTCGCGGCGACGGCCAACGCGGTCGCGTTGACGGGGGCGCGGCCGGTGTTCGCGGACATCAGCCCGGACACGTTCACGCTGGACCCGGAGTCGGTGCGGTCGGCGCTGAGCGACCGGACGGCGGCGGTGATGCCGGTGCACCTGTACGGCCACCCGGCGGACGTCGAGGGGTTGCGGGCGGTGACCGCGGAGGCGGGGGTGCAGCTGTTCGAGGACGCGGCGCAGGCGCACGGGGCGACCTACCGGGGGTCGCCGGTGGGCAGCTTCGGGTCGTTCGGGATGTTCAGCCTCTACCCGACGAAGAACATGACCTCGGGCGAGGGCGGGATGGTGGCGTGCGCGGACGAGGAGATCGCGCGGGGGGTGCGGTTGCTGCGCAACCAGGGGATGGAGAAGCAGTACGCCAACGAGGTGATCGGGCTGAACAACCGGATGACCGACATCCACGCGGCGATCGGGCGGGTGCAGCTGACGAAGGTGGGGGCGTGGACGCAGGCGCGGCAGGCGAACGCCGCGTGGTTGGACGAGCACCTGGCGGGGGTGGCCGGGGTGGTGGTGCCGACGGTGCGCGAGGGGTGCACGCACGTCTACCACCAGTACACGGTGCGCATCGACGGGGCGAGCGGGGCGCAGCGGGACGAGGTGGTGCGCGCGTTGCGGGAGGAGCATGCCGTGGGGTGCGGGGTGTACTACCCGACGCCGAACCACGAGCTGGTGTCGTTGTCGCGGTTCGCGCCGGCGTGGGAGCTGCCGGAGACCGCGCGGGCGGCGGCGGAGGTCATCAGCCTCCCGGTGCACCCGTCGTTGACGCCGGCGGACCTGGAGCGGGTCGCGGAGGCGGTCCGGGCCGTGGTGGGGGCGGGCGCGTGA
- a CDS encoding Gfo/Idh/MocA family protein has translation MGLIGLGSMGRHHARVIREVEGMELVAVADPVGDKHGVAGSLSVLADVQGLIAEGIDAAMVAVPTYLHEEVALALAEAGVHTMVEKPIAATAESGRRVAQAFAAAGLVGAVGYVERCNPALLEMRRRIAAGELGEVFQITTSRQGPFPARIADVGVVKDLATHDIDLTAWIARSEYASVSGQVTHRSGREHEDMVVATGRLRNGTIVAHTVNWLSPLKVRETVATGEKGAFVADTLHGDLTFVANGDVRSEWERAATFRGVSEGDAIRYAIARREPLRVEQENFRDALWGREADVVSMAEGVHTLEVVEAILDSAATGRTRTL, from the coding sequence ATGGGCCTGATCGGGCTGGGCTCGATGGGGCGTCACCACGCGCGGGTGATCCGCGAGGTGGAGGGGATGGAGCTGGTGGCGGTCGCCGACCCGGTGGGGGACAAGCACGGGGTGGCGGGGTCGTTGTCGGTGCTGGCGGACGTGCAGGGGTTGATCGCCGAGGGGATCGACGCGGCGATGGTGGCGGTGCCGACCTACCTGCACGAGGAGGTCGCGCTGGCCCTGGCGGAGGCCGGGGTGCACACGATGGTGGAGAAGCCGATCGCGGCGACGGCCGAGTCGGGTCGTCGGGTGGCGCAGGCGTTCGCGGCGGCGGGGCTGGTCGGGGCGGTGGGCTACGTGGAGCGGTGCAACCCGGCGCTGCTGGAGATGCGGCGGCGGATCGCGGCGGGGGAGCTGGGCGAGGTCTTCCAGATCACCACGTCGCGGCAGGGGCCGTTCCCGGCGCGGATCGCGGACGTGGGGGTCGTGAAGGACCTGGCGACCCACGACATCGACCTGACCGCGTGGATCGCGCGCTCGGAGTACGCGAGCGTGTCGGGGCAGGTGACCCACCGCTCGGGACGCGAGCACGAGGACATGGTGGTGGCGACGGGGCGGCTGCGCAACGGCACGATCGTGGCGCACACGGTCAACTGGCTGAGCCCGCTCAAGGTGCGCGAGACGGTCGCGACGGGGGAGAAGGGTGCGTTCGTCGCGGACACGCTGCACGGGGACCTGACCTTCGTCGCCAACGGTGACGTGCGCAGCGAGTGGGAGCGTGCGGCGACCTTCCGCGGCGTGTCCGAGGGCGACGCGATCCGGTACGCCATCGCGCGCCGGGAGCCGTTGCGCGTGGAGCAGGAGAACTTCCGCGACGCGCTCTGGGGCCGGGAGGCCGACGTCGTGTCGATGGCCGAGGGGGTCCACACCCTCGAGGTCGTCGAGGCCATCCTCGACTCCGCCGCCACCGGGCGCACCCGGACCCTGTGA
- a CDS encoding glycosyltransferase: MADRAPLVVLATRIYAPEAAAATFRLGALVRSLAGRARVRVLTSTPPPALRAPRGTPGGTPPGARVTVDRWPVLRDATGYVRGYLPYLSFDLPLALRLLAGPRPDVVVVEPPPTTGAVTRVVLAARSLVGGRIPYVYYAADVWSDATASTGAPGVVTSLMRTVERFALRGARGVVAVSDGVAERVRALAGQDAPVTVVPNGIDTDVFTPDGEVAQEAPGTAYLVYAGTASEWQGAEVFAEAMRQVVREVPGARLVFLGQGSSWPALRRVADELPDGALALRPLVPPEEAAAWLRGAAAALVSVRPGLGYDFAYPTKVVAALACGTPVVFAGPGPAAEDVRRHRLGAAVEHDAGAVAEAMVRALRAGPDEHERERRVAWVREHRSLAATGEGAADVVLRSVEVGPRSTDVRR; this comes from the coding sequence GTGGCTGACCGGGCGCCCCTGGTGGTGCTGGCGACCCGCATCTACGCCCCGGAGGCGGCGGCCGCGACCTTCCGGCTGGGCGCCCTCGTGCGGTCCCTGGCCGGCCGCGCGCGGGTCAGGGTGCTCACGAGCACGCCCCCGCCGGCGCTGCGCGCACCCCGGGGGACGCCGGGAGGGACACCGCCCGGCGCCCGGGTCACCGTCGACCGCTGGCCGGTGCTGCGGGACGCGACGGGCTACGTGAGGGGGTACCTCCCGTACCTCTCCTTCGACCTCCCGCTGGCCCTCCGGCTGCTGGCCGGACCGCGGCCGGACGTCGTCGTGGTGGAGCCGCCGCCCACGACCGGGGCGGTGACCAGGGTCGTGCTCGCGGCCCGGTCCCTGGTCGGCGGACGCATCCCCTACGTCTACTACGCGGCGGACGTCTGGTCGGACGCCACGGCCTCGACGGGCGCGCCCGGGGTCGTGACGAGCCTCATGCGGACGGTGGAGCGGTTCGCGCTCCGTGGCGCCCGCGGGGTCGTCGCGGTGAGCGACGGGGTGGCCGAGCGCGTCCGCGCGCTGGCCGGGCAGGACGCCCCGGTCACGGTCGTGCCCAACGGGATCGACACCGACGTCTTCACCCCCGACGGCGAGGTGGCGCAGGAGGCGCCGGGCACGGCATACCTCGTGTATGCCGGGACCGCCTCGGAGTGGCAGGGCGCCGAGGTGTTCGCCGAGGCGATGCGGCAGGTCGTGCGGGAGGTGCCCGGTGCGCGGCTCGTCTTCCTCGGCCAGGGATCGTCCTGGCCCGCGCTGCGGCGCGTCGCGGACGAGCTGCCCGACGGGGCGCTCGCGCTGCGCCCCCTGGTCCCCCCGGAGGAGGCGGCCGCCTGGCTGCGCGGCGCGGCCGCCGCCCTGGTGAGCGTCCGGCCGGGGCTGGGCTACGACTTCGCCTACCCCACCAAGGTGGTCGCCGCCCTGGCCTGCGGGACGCCGGTGGTCTTCGCCGGGCCCGGGCCGGCGGCCGAGGACGTGCGACGGCACCGGCTGGGTGCGGCCGTGGAGCACGACGCCGGCGCGGTGGCCGAGGCGATGGTCCGGGCGCTGCGGGCCGGGCCGGACGAGCACGAGCGGGAGCGGCGGGTGGCGTGGGTGCGGGAGCACCGCAGCCTCGCGGCCACCGGTGAGGGCGCGGCGGACGTCGTGCTGAGGTCGGTCGAGGTGGGCCCGAGGTCCACCGACGTGAGACGCTGA
- a CDS encoding DUF1992 domain-containing protein: MSRWGRPGERPGAPRAEEELREQLADHEEQGRPGPEGRRGRRPSASTTARAVQSWVDQTIDQAQRQGAFDNLPGAGKPLRDVDTRADPDWWVKDLIRREQLDLSGAMPGVMQLRREKATYPEALLALPDEAAVRARVEDFNERVLADRRRPHVGPTSPPIVGRLDVEEMLQAWRQAPRTP, encoded by the coding sequence ATGAGCAGATGGGGTCGGCCGGGGGAGCGGCCGGGTGCGCCGCGGGCGGAGGAGGAGCTGCGCGAGCAGCTCGCGGACCACGAGGAGCAGGGCCGACCGGGTCCGGAGGGCCGCCGGGGCCGCCGTCCCTCCGCGTCGACCACCGCCCGCGCCGTGCAGTCCTGGGTGGACCAGACCATCGACCAGGCGCAGCGGCAGGGCGCCTTCGACAACCTGCCCGGCGCCGGCAAGCCGCTGCGCGACGTCGACACCCGCGCCGACCCCGACTGGTGGGTCAAGGACCTCATCCGCCGCGAGCAGCTCGACCTCTCCGGGGCCATGCCCGGGGTGATGCAGCTGCGCCGGGAGAAGGCGACCTACCCCGAGGCCCTGCTCGCGCTGCCCGACGAGGCCGCGGTGCGGGCCCGGGTGGAGGACTTCAACGAGCGGGTGCTCGCCGACCGCCGCCGCCCGCACGTGGGCCCGACCTCGCCGCCGATCGTCGGTCGGCTCGACGTCGAGGAGATGCTGCAGGCCTGGCGGCAGGCCCCCAGGACGCCCTGA
- a CDS encoding glycosyltransferase — MVSPVNRLRRLAWRGLAAMPAPVRELASLPVRRRADAELRALAPMPAADRRLYLGPWNTAGQAYAWARAVERALPGVAAQNLLAHRAATAGAFRYPADHELSALAQRGHLRAIHGARVLREATHVVFESGRPVLGDLHAGSMLADVPALEAAGIRHAVLYHGSEVRDLRAHAAAYPHSPFHGPWDDYLRTLQAIVDRNTRDLADYAGPVLVSTPDLLDVLPGATWLPLVVDVELFAGAAGAAALTRPRPVVLHAPSNPRLKGTDAVERVLEGLQSAGLVEYRRLTGVPHAQMAAFVGEADVVVDQVVLGNPGVLLAETLAAGRLAVAHLAPGVRDRMARADRERGGDGVVPVLDADPDTLEAVLRGVLDERGRHTELASRGPAWARRHHDGTRAAEVLDRVLLST; from the coding sequence GTGGTCTCCCCCGTCAACCGCCTGCGGCGCCTCGCCTGGCGCGGTCTGGCCGCGATGCCCGCGCCAGTGCGCGAGCTGGCGAGCCTGCCGGTGCGGCGACGGGCCGACGCCGAGCTGCGCGCGCTCGCCCCGATGCCGGCGGCCGACCGGCGGCTCTACCTCGGTCCGTGGAACACGGCGGGGCAGGCGTACGCCTGGGCGCGCGCCGTCGAGCGCGCGCTGCCCGGGGTCGCCGCGCAGAACCTCCTGGCCCACCGAGCGGCGACCGCGGGCGCGTTCCGTTACCCCGCCGACCACGAGCTGTCGGCGCTGGCCCAGCGTGGTCACCTCCGCGCGATCCACGGGGCGCGGGTGCTGCGCGAGGCCACGCACGTGGTGTTCGAGTCGGGCCGTCCGGTGCTCGGCGACCTGCACGCGGGGTCGATGCTCGCCGACGTGCCCGCGCTGGAGGCGGCCGGGATCCGGCACGCGGTGCTCTACCACGGCAGCGAGGTCCGGGACCTGCGGGCGCACGCGGCGGCCTACCCGCACAGCCCCTTCCACGGCCCCTGGGACGACTACCTCCGCACGCTGCAGGCCATCGTCGACCGCAACACGCGCGACCTCGCGGACTACGCCGGGCCGGTGCTCGTCTCGACGCCCGACCTGCTCGACGTGCTGCCCGGGGCGACGTGGCTGCCGCTGGTCGTCGACGTGGAGCTGTTCGCGGGGGCGGCGGGGGCCGCGGCGCTGACCCGCCCGCGCCCGGTGGTGCTGCACGCGCCGTCCAACCCCCGGCTCAAGGGCACCGACGCGGTCGAGCGGGTGCTGGAGGGTCTGCAGTCCGCCGGCCTGGTGGAGTACCGCCGCCTCACCGGGGTGCCGCACGCGCAGATGGCGGCCTTCGTGGGGGAGGCGGACGTCGTCGTCGACCAGGTCGTGCTCGGCAACCCCGGGGTGCTGCTGGCCGAGACGCTCGCGGCCGGGCGGCTGGCGGTCGCGCACCTCGCGCCCGGCGTGCGCGACCGCATGGCCCGGGCCGACCGGGAGCGCGGCGGCGACGGGGTCGTGCCCGTGCTCGACGCCGACCCCGACACCCTCGAGGCGGTGCTCCGGGGGGTGCTCGACGAGCGGGGACGGCACACCGAGCTGGCGTCGCGGGGGCCGGCCTGGGCGCGTCGCCACCACGACGGCACCCGCGCCGCCGAGGTCCTCGACCGCGTCCTGCTCTCGACCTGA